From the Lathyrus oleraceus cultivar Zhongwan6 chromosome 4, CAAS_Psat_ZW6_1.0, whole genome shotgun sequence genome, one window contains:
- the LOC127138803 gene encoding uncharacterized protein LOC127138803, which yields MSSADTFNGGSVQSVKESVPGASIEAKQEVTEVKAQVDAMWEQMNKGVSNKVISSFTSKPKSTSKSNPKKRSSNWMSYLGLAPKATESIVQGASQNEPGVLQNSASDEAKKFAAAALAAVKVDAAASASSRGKLVITEVRDFAGQEIEYKKLVDSDSKEAIERAKAPAPSAVDAVLEQIKKKSKLSVLDKTKKDWGEFKEENKGLENELDVYKKSSNQYLDKVSFLQRTDYREYERERDARLALQSRKRPDMQDDPV from the exons ATGAGTTCCGCCG ATACATTCAATGGGGGTTCTGTACAATCTGTCAAAGAATCTGTTCCTGGGGCAAGCATTGAAGCAAAACAGGAAGTTACCG AGGTGAAAGCTCAAGTCGATGCTATGTGGGAACAAATGAATAAAGGAGTATCAAATAAAGTTATTAGCAGTTTTACAAGCAAGCCTAAATCTACCTCAAAAAGCAATCCAAAGAAGAGATCTTCT AACTGGATGTCTTATTTGGGGTTGGCACCAAAGGCAACTGAATCTATTGTGCAAGGTGCTTCGCAGAATGAACCTGGTGTGCTGCAAAACAGTGCAAGTGATGAAGCTAAGAAGTTTGCTGCTGCTGCTCTTGCTGCGGTGAAAGTTGATGCTGCCGCTTCTGCGTCAAGCAGGGGGAAACTTGTG ATTACCGAGGTTCGAGACTTTGCTGGTCAAGAAATTGAATATAAGAAGCTCGTAGATTCGGATTCAAAGGAGGCAATTGAAAGAGCCAAAGCCCCTGCACCTTCTGCCGTGGATGCTGTCCTTGAACAGATAAAAAAGAAATCTAAGCTCAGTGTACTTGATAAGACCAAAAAAGACTGGGGAGAGTTTAAGGAAGAAAATAAGGGACTGGAAAATGAGCTTGATGTTTACAAGAAGAGTTCAAACCAGTATTTGGATAAGGTTTCCTTCTTGCAGCGAACAGATTACCGTGAATATGAGCGAGAGAGAGATGCACGACTGGCTTTGCAATCCAGGAAGCGACCAGATATGCAAGATGATCCTGTATAA